The Erythrobacter aurantius genome includes a window with the following:
- a CDS encoding MBL fold metallo-hydrolase gives MQIRFWGTRGSLPVAPHASTITDKVADALLHASGKTLTDKAAALDYARNELEFAVGQGYGGATSCVEVDVGAGAFVVCDMGSGLREYGLDTLRRLSDGNRPKEWHFFLSHLHWDHIMGFPFFVPAFVEGAKVIIHAGHSDAEEALRRQQEEISFPVPFDWLRANIEFHTLETGREYQIGELAVSMIKQNHSHDSYGYRFRDKSGRVAIYSTDAEYKIDRMEEESAMVDFIAGADLVIADTMYSLADSVSMKEDWGHSSNIVAVDLCHEAGARRLALFHHEPTYSDADIQRMHAETIRYEELTRNQSELEVLCSYDGLCVQL, from the coding sequence ATGCAGATCCGGTTTTGGGGGACGCGCGGATCGCTGCCGGTTGCACCGCACGCCTCGACAATCACCGACAAGGTCGCAGACGCGCTCCTCCATGCCAGCGGCAAGACCCTCACCGACAAGGCCGCCGCGCTCGATTACGCCCGTAACGAACTCGAATTCGCCGTCGGTCAGGGTTATGGCGGCGCGACGAGTTGCGTCGAAGTGGACGTGGGTGCGGGTGCTTTCGTGGTCTGCGACATGGGATCGGGACTGCGCGAATACGGGCTGGACACGTTGCGCCGCCTGTCGGACGGAAACCGGCCCAAGGAATGGCATTTCTTCCTGTCCCACCTGCACTGGGACCACATCATGGGCTTCCCGTTCTTCGTCCCTGCCTTCGTCGAAGGGGCGAAAGTCATCATCCACGCCGGCCACAGCGACGCCGAAGAGGCGCTGCGCCGCCAACAGGAAGAAATTTCCTTCCCGGTTCCCTTCGACTGGCTGCGGGCGAATATCGAATTCCATACGCTGGAAACCGGCCGCGAATACCAGATCGGGGAACTGGCCGTTTCCATGATCAAGCAGAACCACAGCCACGACAGCTATGGCTATCGTTTCCGCGACAAATCGGGCCGCGTGGCGATCTATTCGACCGATGCCGAATACAAGATCGACCGGATGGAGGAGGAATCGGCGATGGTCGATTTCATCGCCGGGGCCGATCTGGTGATCGCCGACACCATGTATTCGCTCGCCGACAGCGTTTCCATGAAGGAAGACTGGGGCCATTCGTCCAACATCGTCGCGGTGGACCTGTGCCACGAAGCGGGCGCACGGCGGCTGGCGCTGTTCCACCACGAACCGACCTACAGCGACGCCGACATCCAGCGGATGCATGCAGAGACGATCCGGTATGAGGAACTGACACGCAACCAGTCCGAACTGGAAGTGCTGTGTTCCTATGACGGGCTCTGTGTCCAGCTCTGA
- a CDS encoding FecR family protein produces MRKLSLLVAAMACVVAQPAMAEIGRIKNVTSGVEVIRDGRAIPARPGLKLEQGDVISTGASGRVGITLADDSRMAMGPNSRITLDEFEYDRRRQTGRSVTSVNRGSLGVTSGNITRTGRDAMRVRTPTSTLGVRGTTFVVEVTE; encoded by the coding sequence ATGAGAAAGTTGAGCTTGCTTGTCGCTGCGATGGCCTGTGTGGTTGCGCAACCGGCCATGGCTGAAATCGGTCGCATAAAGAACGTAACCAGCGGGGTCGAGGTTATCCGTGATGGCCGCGCAATCCCTGCGCGCCCCGGCCTTAAGCTGGAACAGGGCGATGTTATTTCCACCGGCGCCAGCGGGCGGGTGGGCATCACCCTTGCCGACGATTCGCGCATGGCCATGGGGCCGAACAGCCGCATCACTCTGGACGAATTCGAATATGATCGCCGCCGCCAGACGGGCCGTTCGGTGACTTCGGTCAATCGCGGTTCGCTGGGCGTGACATCGGGCAACATCACCCGCACCGGGCGTGACGCGATGCGGGTGCGCACGCCGACTTCGACACTGGGCGTGCGCGGCACGACTTTCGTAGTCGAGGTGACCGAATGA
- a CDS encoding ShlB/FhaC/HecB family hemolysin secretion/activation protein yields the protein MDQLSHRFASQAEAPLRVRFTHLASAFALVAGLGIPTTGALAQAQVTPIPPQVSPPPRNQLIPPEQRREERSVTLTIDGDLERAPCVLDRAEYSDIRLTLTGVEFSGLDRVPGLSLSSAYDGYLNRELPLAVLCDIRAQANSILRSKGYLATVEIPEQNLSDGVADFGVVFGRLTGLRVRGDAGPSEAVVAAYLEKLTEQPVFNTNDAERYLLLADDLPGVNVRLSLRPAAGGAPGDLTGEIAVVRQYGAIDLNIQNFGSKAIGRFGGLLRVEAYDLTGLGDRTSVALFSTVDFVEQQTVQLAHDFAIGGDGLRLGAQLTYSETSPDLNLPNVDLQSETVLATVQASYPLKRSRRSSIFASAGVDIVDQNVDFNQLQLTRDRVRTMFVRLSGDWTDERSIQRLDGYSAFEPKMRFRYGVEARHGLGIFSASPDCRSNPLVCVAGAAVPPSRIEADPTPFLMRYDAGFEFRPDPLITFSLSASAQVTSDPLPAFEEYAGGSFSIGRGYDPGSVLGDNGLGVAMEVRYGSMAPAGPDAVAVQPYVFSDFVRTWNEDPSRSPLNPDRLWSAGGGVRAAWGSKLQGDAFLAVPLQRPDLAPQLGDVRFMVSVTARLLPWRF from the coding sequence ATGGATCAATTGTCGCATCGCTTTGCGTCGCAGGCGGAGGCGCCCTTGAGGGTGCGGTTTACCCATTTGGCTTCCGCTTTTGCTCTGGTTGCCGGGCTGGGTATTCCCACCACCGGTGCTCTTGCTCAGGCACAAGTTACCCCCATACCGCCGCAGGTTTCCCCGCCTCCGCGCAACCAGCTGATCCCGCCCGAGCAGCGCCGTGAGGAGCGCAGCGTTACCCTGACGATCGACGGCGATCTCGAGCGTGCGCCTTGTGTGCTCGATCGTGCCGAATATTCCGATATCCGCCTGACCTTGACCGGAGTCGAATTTTCCGGGCTGGATCGGGTGCCGGGACTTTCGCTGAGTTCGGCCTATGACGGCTATCTCAATCGCGAACTGCCACTCGCGGTGCTTTGCGATATCCGCGCGCAAGCCAATTCGATCCTCCGCAGCAAGGGGTATCTGGCGACAGTCGAAATCCCCGAACAGAACCTCAGCGATGGTGTCGCCGATTTCGGAGTGGTGTTCGGCCGGCTGACGGGTCTGCGCGTGCGCGGCGATGCCGGGCCATCCGAAGCCGTGGTTGCCGCATATCTTGAAAAGCTGACCGAGCAGCCGGTGTTCAACACCAACGACGCCGAACGTTACCTGCTGTTGGCGGACGATCTGCCGGGCGTGAACGTGCGTCTTTCGCTGCGCCCTGCCGCAGGCGGCGCGCCGGGTGATCTGACCGGGGAAATCGCAGTTGTCCGCCAGTATGGCGCAATTGACCTGAACATCCAGAATTTCGGTTCGAAAGCGATTGGCCGGTTCGGCGGCCTGCTGCGGGTCGAGGCCTACGACCTCACCGGCCTGGGTGATCGCACCTCCGTTGCACTGTTCTCGACTGTCGATTTCGTCGAACAGCAAACGGTGCAGCTTGCGCATGACTTTGCCATTGGTGGTGACGGGCTGCGGCTCGGTGCGCAGCTGACCTACAGCGAAACCAGCCCTGATCTGAACCTGCCCAATGTCGATCTCCAGTCGGAAACCGTTCTGGCGACGGTGCAGGCCAGCTATCCGCTCAAACGCTCGCGACGCTCCAGCATCTTTGCCTCGGCAGGGGTCGACATCGTCGACCAGAATGTCGACTTCAACCAGTTGCAACTGACGCGTGACCGGGTGCGGACAATGTTTGTCCGCCTTTCGGGCGACTGGACGGACGAACGCAGCATTCAGCGGCTCGACGGTTACAGCGCGTTCGAGCCGAAGATGCGTTTCCGCTACGGCGTGGAAGCGCGCCACGGCCTCGGCATTTTTTCGGCCAGCCCTGATTGCCGTTCAAACCCCCTGGTTTGCGTGGCCGGTGCAGCCGTGCCGCCGAGCCGGATCGAGGCCGATCCCACCCCGTTCCTGATGCGCTATGATGCAGGGTTCGAATTCCGCCCGGATCCGCTCATCACTTTCTCGCTTTCGGCGAGCGCACAGGTCACCAGCGATCCGCTGCCTGCTTTCGAGGAATACGCCGGGGGCAGCTTCTCGATCGGGCGCGGGTATGATCCCGGCTCGGTGCTGGGCGACAATGGCCTAGGTGTCGCAATGGAAGTCCGATACGGCTCCATGGCGCCCGCCGGTCCCGATGCTGTCGCAGTGCAGCCCTATGTGTTCAGCGATTTCGTCCGCACCTGGAACGAGGATCCGAGCCGCAGCCCGCTCAATCCGGACCGTCTGTGGTCCGCCGGTGGCGGGGTGCGCGCGGCCTGGGGGTCAAAGCTTCAGGGTGACGCCTTCCTTGCCGTTCCATTGCAGCGCCCTGATCTGGCGCCGCAGCTTGGCGATGTCCGCTTCATGGTCTCCGTGACCGCCCGTCTTCTTCCGTGGAGATTCTAA
- a CDS encoding CHASE2 domain-containing protein: MSSSDTNRQTRARALVVWAVLAGALLGALISFFAGDFERRLAFDTMQQLAPRDISQDNVAVVLIDDESVAEGGSWPWPRYQMAQLIELIGRSDPAAIGIDVYFIEPDPVRPEAFAKVYLEEELDPATRAAVLALPNMDNVFADVLGTQPSVMARVAIEDAGVDADEIFFNTPVEGTPPPGTLATQRIFTSIPELDLAALGQGVVNGQPDADGVVRRVPLSMQVGSGQAPGFALEIARVALGEESLRWQDGRLMLGDRALPADSAGNFAFKMGYNSSVPQYSALQLFRGELPADVFAGKAVLVGVGATGTYDIVATPLQSEVDGVLVQAMAVDAMIEGQWLTRPSSMVLLEVLAALALAGLVLAAGWTARNWLLGVALGSAALIPVGAFAAYTGANLLFDPVRPLMVAAAAAIALVATRYALARAERARLASELVEERVRASEQRGELEAARRIQMSMVPGEKVLSRLDHRADIAGVLEPAKSVGGDFFDAVKVSDDLLLFLVGDVTGKGVPAALFMALSKTLSKSNLARAGDGLEAAVSALNFDLMDEADEEMGLTMLVGTLDCSTGDLQLINAGHENPMVVRATGEVETLAMRGGPPFCVIDFPYSAESFRLDAGETLVVISDGATEAANERDELFGVEVVVAALAASADGTAPGRAAHLAASVRAFEGESDPSDDLTIFTLRFLGPQERSDH; this comes from the coding sequence GTGTCCAGCTCTGACACCAATCGCCAGACCCGTGCCCGCGCGCTTGTCGTATGGGCGGTGCTTGCCGGGGCGCTGCTGGGCGCGCTGATCAGCTTTTTCGCGGGCGATTTCGAACGGCGACTGGCGTTCGACACCATGCAGCAACTCGCTCCGCGCGACATCAGCCAAGACAATGTCGCGGTGGTGCTGATCGACGATGAAAGCGTGGCCGAAGGCGGATCATGGCCCTGGCCACGTTACCAGATGGCGCAGCTGATCGAACTGATCGGCCGCAGCGATCCTGCTGCAATCGGGATCGACGTGTATTTCATCGAACCCGATCCCGTCCGGCCCGAAGCCTTTGCCAAGGTCTATCTCGAAGAGGAACTGGACCCGGCGACGCGCGCCGCCGTTCTGGCACTGCCCAACATGGACAATGTGTTCGCCGATGTCCTCGGCACACAGCCGAGCGTGATGGCCCGTGTCGCGATCGAGGACGCAGGTGTCGATGCCGACGAAATCTTCTTCAACACCCCGGTCGAAGGCACTCCCCCGCCGGGTACGCTCGCCACGCAAAGGATATTCACCAGCATTCCAGAGCTTGATCTGGCCGCGCTGGGGCAAGGCGTTGTCAACGGCCAGCCCGATGCTGACGGTGTGGTGCGCCGGGTTCCCTTGTCGATGCAGGTCGGTTCGGGACAGGCGCCGGGCTTTGCGCTGGAGATCGCCCGCGTCGCGCTGGGCGAGGAAAGCCTGCGCTGGCAGGACGGCAGGCTGATGCTGGGCGATCGCGCCCTGCCCGCAGACTCCGCAGGGAATTTCGCGTTCAAGATGGGCTACAATTCCAGCGTCCCGCAATATTCGGCGCTGCAATTGTTCCGGGGCGAATTGCCCGCCGATGTCTTCGCCGGAAAGGCCGTGCTGGTGGGCGTCGGAGCGACGGGGACCTACGATATCGTCGCCACGCCGCTGCAAAGCGAAGTCGATGGCGTGCTGGTGCAGGCGATGGCCGTCGATGCCATGATCGAAGGCCAATGGTTGACCCGGCCTTCATCAATGGTGCTGCTGGAAGTGCTCGCCGCGCTGGCTCTGGCGGGACTGGTGCTGGCAGCCGGATGGACGGCGCGCAACTGGCTGCTGGGGGTGGCGCTGGGATCGGCAGCCCTTATCCCGGTTGGCGCCTTTGCCGCCTATACCGGCGCCAATCTGCTGTTCGATCCGGTGCGCCCGCTGATGGTGGCGGCGGCGGCGGCAATCGCGCTGGTGGCGACGCGCTATGCCCTTGCCCGCGCCGAACGGGCACGGCTCGCATCCGAACTGGTAGAAGAACGGGTGCGTGCCTCCGAACAGCGCGGCGAACTGGAGGCTGCACGGCGCATCCAGATGAGCATGGTGCCGGGCGAAAAGGTGCTGTCGCGGCTGGATCACCGGGCGGATATCGCCGGCGTGCTGGAACCGGCGAAATCGGTCGGCGGGGACTTCTTCGACGCGGTCAAGGTCAGCGATGATCTGCTGCTGTTCCTTGTCGGCGACGTGACCGGCAAGGGCGTGCCCGCCGCGCTGTTCATGGCGCTTTCGAAAACACTTTCCAAAAGCAATCTCGCCCGCGCAGGCGACGGGCTCGAAGCGGCCGTATCCGCGCTCAATTTCGATCTGATGGACGAAGCGGACGAGGAAATGGGCCTGACGATGCTGGTCGGCACGCTCGATTGTTCGACCGGCGATCTGCAACTGATCAATGCCGGACACGAAAACCCGATGGTGGTGCGCGCAACCGGCGAGGTCGAAACACTGGCCATGCGTGGCGGTCCGCCGTTCTGCGTGATCGACTTTCCCTACAGCGCCGAAAGTTTCCGCCTCGACGCGGGGGAAACCCTGGTGGTCATTTCCGACGGCGCGACCGAAGCGGCGAACGAGCGGGACGAATTGTTCGGGGTCGAAGTGGTGGTCGCCGCACTTGCAGCCAGCGCCGACGGGACCGCGCCCGGCCGCGCGGCGCATCTGGCCGCATCGGTGCGGGCGTTCGAAGGTGAAAGCGACCCGAGCGACGACCTGACGATCTTCACCCTGCGCTTTCTGGGCCCGCAGGAGCGATCAGATCACTGA
- a CDS encoding OmpA family protein has product MMRRGVVVAAVSLALSACVAGDKVTLLESPEGKPVGAVAVLQEGGQETVLDRANLQARLTRGNPRVRQLDEIDPAYARLIADLPPPPSPLILRNLLFGEITLTAQQITDIKAHLSDLDSRPGYQILVRGFTDSVGDEAVNTQLSQDRAEQVARIIRAEGYTIADEDVIGMSEFDARRLDGDEVPNPDLRRVEVIIR; this is encoded by the coding sequence ATGATGCGGCGGGGCGTCGTTGTTGCCGCCGTCTCGCTCGCCCTTTCTGCCTGTGTCGCCGGGGACAAGGTTACCCTGCTGGAAAGCCCCGAAGGCAAGCCTGTCGGCGCGGTTGCCGTGCTGCAGGAAGGCGGACAGGAAACTGTGCTGGACCGGGCGAACCTTCAGGCGAGGCTGACGCGCGGCAACCCCCGCGTGCGCCAGCTTGACGAGATCGATCCGGCCTATGCCCGGCTGATCGCCGATCTTCCGCCGCCGCCTTCGCCGCTGATCCTGCGCAACCTGCTCTTTGGCGAGATCACTCTGACCGCGCAGCAGATTACCGACATCAAGGCGCATCTTTCCGATCTCGACAGCCGCCCCGGATATCAGATCCTTGTGCGCGGCTTCACCGATTCCGTGGGCGACGAGGCGGTGAACACGCAATTGTCGCAAGACCGGGCCGAACAGGTTGCCCGCATCATTCGCGCCGAAGGTTATACCATCGCCGATGAAGACGTGATCGGCATGAGCGAATTCGACGCGCGCAGGCTTGACGGGGACGAGGTGCCGAATCCTGACCTGCGCCGGGTCGAAGTGATCATTCGCTGA
- a CDS encoding S41 family peptidase yields MPSFNPRVAALAVALLCGTATSVAAEEGFYQHPAARGDVLVFASEGDLWRTARGGGSAIRLTNHEGEESHAHISPDGSMIAFNASYDSGDDIYVMPVAGGTPRRLTFEGGGLTTVGWTPDGRVIFASRLRGNGQGEVLHTVSPAGGDIRAIPLWRANDASFGSDAATLFFSRRGLYARARDNAVQYRGGGMAQLWRWNESAGGEAVQLLADFGAPIRMPMAHGGRVYFISDKSGADAVWSVAEDGSGVTQHSAELPFPVLQASIDGGEIFLQNGADLHVFSTATNALSRLEIDIVTDREQTRPRTLDKPLTQIEAARITPTGDSLTVTARGEVALAAPLARRRAELAIPDGARAREAVAGPKGEDVFLVLDRGESRDIVRMAGDGSGEPRVIAGNYDAHIWSFALAPDGKTLVVWDKDARLQKVDVATGRVTLLAQNETGSDNVFSDVVFSADGRFIAYAEAGSENFGNVSNIYVQNLATGERVKGTSGKFNDYAPAFSADGAWLYFISDRNFDPEPGSPWGDRNMGVSFPNRGELHALQLDPAADFPFRQENELTGKGEEEKSGSGSEKPEDDDKDDADKPAANVVLSGLAARLYKLPVKPGASRTLLATEKFLYTYMDDKWVSIAINANDAKVETFAAKALGLQLSADGKTIAVALEGGAGPRFVLVPAGAKMPDELDDKTVRLGDWKLTIDPVAEWRQMFLDAWRMHRDFAYDPALRGVDWDAVRAQHEPLLDRIGHRAELNTILGQMASQLGILHSQVRSGDLPEDGENSEMAFLGAEYTPVAGGLRIDRIYRAEADLVGLLPPLRRPDVDAREGDVIRKVDGRAIASLADLRLALASKAGQQVRLDLTRGSAAVSTIVTPMNAGGRAMAEYYDFTEDRKQAVERLSGGNIGYVKLRAMGSGDIASFARDYFAQLDKDGLIIDVRNNSGGNIDSIIVSMLMRRAWAFWGAPDGTGQMTTNMQNAYRGHIAVLIDERTYSDGETFAAAVKSLGLGPLIGTRTAGAGIWLSDRNRLTDNGAVRIAEFAQYDINGNWIVEGYGIAPDYEVENPPHATFNGGDAQLEAAIALLRDRIANEPVPALVPRPLSPLGTPARDVTPLDR; encoded by the coding sequence ATGCCGTCATTCAATCCGCGCGTTGCCGCGCTTGCCGTCGCCTTGCTTTGCGGAACCGCCACTTCCGTCGCTGCCGAAGAAGGGTTCTATCAGCATCCTGCCGCACGCGGCGATGTGCTGGTGTTTGCGAGCGAAGGCGATCTGTGGCGCACGGCACGCGGCGGGGGCAGCGCGATCCGGCTGACCAATCACGAAGGGGAGGAAAGCCACGCGCATATCTCCCCTGACGGCAGCATGATCGCCTTCAACGCGAGCTATGACAGCGGCGATGATATCTATGTGATGCCGGTGGCAGGCGGAACGCCGCGCCGCCTCACTTTCGAAGGGGGCGGGCTGACGACAGTGGGCTGGACCCCGGATGGACGGGTGATCTTCGCCTCGCGCCTGCGCGGCAACGGGCAGGGGGAAGTGCTGCACACCGTCTCTCCCGCAGGCGGAGACATTCGCGCAATCCCGCTGTGGCGCGCCAATGATGCGAGTTTCGGCAGCGATGCGGCCACTTTGTTCTTCTCGCGCCGGGGCCTCTACGCCCGCGCCCGCGACAATGCGGTGCAATATCGCGGCGGCGGCATGGCGCAGTTGTGGCGCTGGAATGAAAGTGCCGGTGGCGAAGCGGTGCAATTGCTCGCCGATTTCGGCGCGCCGATCCGGATGCCGATGGCGCATGGCGGGCGCGTCTACTTCATCTCGGACAAGAGCGGGGCGGATGCCGTCTGGTCGGTGGCAGAGGATGGCAGCGGGGTGACACAGCATTCCGCCGAATTGCCGTTCCCCGTGCTGCAGGCTTCCATCGACGGGGGCGAGATATTCTTGCAGAACGGGGCGGACCTGCACGTCTTTTCGACCGCGACCAACGCACTGTCGCGGCTGGAAATCGACATCGTGACCGATCGCGAGCAGACCCGCCCGCGCACGCTCGACAAGCCGCTGACCCAGATCGAGGCGGCGCGGATCACGCCTACGGGTGACAGCCTGACGGTGACGGCGCGTGGTGAGGTGGCGCTGGCCGCGCCGCTCGCCCGGCGGCGGGCGGAACTGGCCATTCCCGACGGAGCGCGTGCGCGGGAGGCGGTGGCCGGGCCGAAGGGTGAGGACGTGTTCCTCGTGCTCGATCGCGGGGAAAGCCGCGACATCGTGCGCATGGCGGGTGACGGTTCGGGCGAACCGCGGGTGATCGCAGGCAATTATGACGCGCACATCTGGTCTTTCGCGCTGGCGCCCGATGGCAAGACGCTGGTGGTGTGGGACAAGGATGCGCGCCTGCAGAAAGTCGATGTGGCGACGGGGCGGGTGACGCTGCTGGCGCAGAACGAGACGGGATCGGACAATGTCTTTTCCGATGTCGTGTTCTCCGCCGACGGGCGCTTCATCGCCTATGCCGAGGCCGGATCGGAGAATTTCGGCAATGTCAGCAACATCTATGTCCAGAACCTTGCGACCGGGGAACGGGTGAAGGGGACTTCGGGCAAGTTCAACGATTACGCCCCGGCGTTCTCCGCCGATGGCGCGTGGCTCTATTTCATTTCCGATCGCAATTTCGATCCCGAACCCGGCAGCCCCTGGGGGGATCGCAACATGGGCGTGTCCTTCCCCAATCGCGGGGAACTGCACGCGCTGCAGCTTGATCCGGCGGCGGATTTCCCGTTCCGGCAGGAAAACGAGCTGACGGGCAAGGGCGAGGAGGAAAAGAGCGGCTCCGGGTCCGAAAAGCCGGAGGATGACGACAAGGACGACGCGGACAAGCCCGCCGCCAATGTCGTGCTGAGCGGGCTTGCTGCGCGACTTTACAAGCTGCCGGTGAAGCCGGGGGCAAGCCGGACGCTGCTGGCGACGGAGAAATTCCTCTACACCTACATGGACGACAAATGGGTTTCGATCGCGATCAACGCGAATGATGCCAAGGTCGAAACCTTCGCCGCAAAGGCGCTGGGCCTGCAATTGTCCGCCGATGGCAAGACCATCGCCGTCGCGCTGGAGGGCGGGGCGGGGCCGCGCTTCGTGCTGGTGCCTGCGGGCGCGAAAATGCCGGACGAACTCGACGACAAGACCGTGCGGCTGGGCGACTGGAAGCTGACGATCGATCCGGTTGCGGAATGGCGGCAGATGTTCCTCGACGCATGGCGGATGCACCGCGACTTTGCCTATGACCCGGCCCTGCGCGGGGTCGATTGGGACGCAGTGCGCGCGCAGCACGAGCCCTTGCTGGACCGCATCGGCCACCGCGCCGAACTCAACACCATCCTTGGCCAGATGGCCTCGCAACTGGGCATCCTGCACAGCCAGGTGCGATCGGGCGATCTGCCGGAGGATGGCGAGAACAGCGAGATGGCGTTCCTCGGCGCGGAATACACGCCGGTGGCTGGCGGCTTGCGGATTGACCGGATCTATCGCGCCGAAGCCGATCTGGTCGGCCTGCTCCCGCCGCTGCGCCGTCCCGATGTCGATGCGCGCGAAGGCGATGTCATCCGCAAGGTGGACGGGCGCGCTATCGCCTCGCTCGCCGACCTGCGGCTCGCGCTCGCGTCCAAGGCGGGGCAGCAAGTGCGGCTCGATCTGACCCGTGGCAGCGCGGCTGTCAGCACCATCGTCACCCCGATGAATGCGGGCGGGCGCGCCATGGCCGAATATTACGACTTCACCGAAGATCGCAAACAGGCGGTGGAGCGGCTTTCGGGCGGCAATATCGGCTATGTGAAGCTGCGCGCGATGGGCAGCGGCGACATCGCCAGCTTCGCCCGCGATTACTTCGCACAGCTCGACAAGGACGGGCTGATCATCGACGTGCGCAACAACAGCGGCGGCAATATCGATTCCATCATCGTCTCGATGCTGATGCGGCGCGCATGGGCGTTCTGGGGCGCCCCGGACGGCACCGGCCAGATGACCACCAACATGCAGAACGCCTATCGCGGCCATATTGCGGTGCTGATCGACGAACGCACCTATTCGGATGGCGAAACCTTTGCCGCGGCGGTGAAATCGCTGGGGCTGGGGCCGCTGATCGGGACGCGCACGGCAGGGGCAGGCATCTGGCTGAGCGACCGCAACCGGCTGACCGACAATGGCGCGGTGCGGATCGCCGAATTCGCGCAATACGACATCAACGGCAACTGGATCGTCGAAGGATACGGGATCGCGCCCGATTACGAGGTCGAAAATCCGCCGCACGCCACTTTCAACGGCGGCGATGCGCAGCTAGAGGCGGCTATCGCGCTGCTGCGTGACCGGATTGCGAATGAGCCGGTGCCTGCCCTGGTGCCGCGTCCGCTCAGCCCGCTTGGCACTCCGGCACGCGATGTCACGCCGCTGGATCGATAG
- a CDS encoding bifunctional 4-hydroxy-2-oxoglutarate aldolase/2-dehydro-3-deoxy-phosphogluconate aldolase, whose amino-acid sequence MMDALEQRLAAAPVVPLIGENDPARAVKTTQALADGGLSVIEVVMRSPGAQAGMEAILDQTEGLIVGAGTVLTLDQAKSVVASGAQFIVSPGLVDEIARYCIDEGIPFFPGTMTAGEVQRAYALGLRKVKFFPASLAGGVPMLKAFSSVFGEMRFMPTGGVSAANLPEFLSVPSVIACGGSWLTPANAIDAGDYAQVTALAREAVDIARKARG is encoded by the coding sequence ATGATGGATGCTCTTGAACAACGTCTTGCCGCCGCTCCGGTGGTGCCGCTGATCGGGGAAAACGATCCGGCCCGCGCGGTGAAGACCACTCAGGCGCTGGCAGACGGCGGCCTCAGCGTGATCGAGGTGGTGATGCGCAGCCCCGGCGCGCAGGCGGGGATGGAGGCGATCCTTGACCAGACCGAGGGGCTGATCGTCGGCGCGGGCACTGTGCTCACCCTCGATCAGGCGAAATCGGTGGTGGCGAGCGGGGCGCAGTTCATCGTTTCGCCCGGCCTTGTCGATGAAATCGCGCGCTATTGCATAGACGAAGGCATCCCGTTCTTCCCCGGCACGATGACAGCCGGCGAGGTGCAGCGTGCCTATGCGCTGGGCCTGCGCAAGGTGAAATTCTTCCCGGCGAGCCTTGCCGGCGGAGTACCGATGCTAAAGGCGTTCAGCTCGGTCTTCGGCGAGATGCGCTTCATGCCTACAGGCGGCGTTTCGGCGGCCAACCTTCCCGAATTCCTGTCTGTCCCCAGCGTCATTGCTTGCGGTGGCAGCTGGCTGACCCCGGCTAACGCGATTGACGCGGGCGATTATGCGCAGGTTACGGCGCTGGCGCGTGAAGCGGTGGACATCGCCCGGAAGGCGCGCGGATAA
- a CDS encoding ATP-binding protein: MDHRRRFSAFVASGRDPRSAILEALEFARDFLPNSSLDERGRTKAAIVVEELVANSLRHGGTDRDLSLWLSLDDVGGAVVLELEDDGAAFDPAKQGGFDGPDPHTGGGVGLAIVRAWGEDITYTRAGDRNLLRLRIR, translated from the coding sequence ATGGATCACAGGAGACGATTTTCAGCATTTGTTGCCAGTGGCAGGGATCCGCGCTCCGCGATTCTTGAAGCACTTGAATTTGCTCGTGATTTTCTCCCGAACAGCAGTCTCGACGAACGCGGGAGGACCAAAGCTGCAATCGTTGTCGAAGAACTCGTCGCCAATTCGCTGCGCCATGGCGGCACCGATCGCGATCTTTCACTGTGGCTTTCGCTCGACGATGTCGGCGGCGCGGTGGTGCTCGAACTGGAGGATGACGGGGCCGCGTTCGACCCGGCCAAGCAGGGGGGATTCGACGGGCCGGACCCGCACACCGGCGGCGGCGTGGGCCTGGCCATCGTCCGCGCCTGGGGAGAGGATATCACCTACACCCGCGCAGGGGATCGCAACCTGTTGCGGCTGCGGATCCGATAA
- a CDS encoding STAS domain-containing protein produces MQHLVEISPVLGAYDHASRAIGILQKPRYASRMTGSALDWNTEQRAGAAVLAPSGRIDESTADSFKDFLLSAVEDAPAMAIIDLEKVNYMSSRGLRALTLAQRAGQSSGTTIVLARPNDTMREILAISRYDMVFRVADTIEDALGN; encoded by the coding sequence GTGCAGCACCTCGTCGAAATCTCGCCCGTCCTTGGCGCCTATGACCATGCGAGCAGGGCAATTGGCATTCTGCAAAAGCCGCGCTATGCAAGCCGGATGACGGGTAGCGCTCTGGACTGGAATACCGAGCAGCGCGCAGGCGCTGCAGTGCTTGCGCCGAGCGGGCGGATCGACGAATCGACCGCCGATTCGTTCAAGGATTTCCTGCTGTCGGCAGTCGAAGATGCACCAGCCATGGCGATCATCGATCTGGAAAAGGTGAATTACATGTCGTCGCGCGGCCTGCGCGCACTGACCCTCGCCCAGCGCGCCGGACAGAGCAGCGGCACCACGATCGTCCTTGCCCGTCCGAATGACACGATGCGCGAGATTCTTGCGATCAGCCGATACGACATGGTGTTCCGCGTGGCCGATACGATAGAGGATGCGCTCGGCAATTAG